The Planctomycetia bacterium sequence ACCACCGCGTCGATCGCCATCACCGGCTTCAGGCGGGTGCGGCCGTCCGGATCGGTGACCGTCTCCTCGCCCCGGTACTTCCCGTGGATGTCCTCGACGCTGATCACGAGGCTGGCCTCGCCCGCGATCGCCGCCCCGTACGACAGCCAGCCGGCGCTGCGGCCCATCGTCTCGCAGAGGAAGTAGGCCCGGCTGGCCTCGGCGTCGTAGAGCAGGTTGCGGATCTCGCCGCCGAGCGTGTCGACAGCCGTGAAGTAGCCGAACGTGAAGTCGATCCCCATGTAGTCGTTGTCGATCGTCTTGGGGAGGTGGACGACCGGAATCCTGGGGGCATTGGCCGGCAGCCGGTCCTGGAACAGCTTGAACTTGTTGGCGGTCTTGAGCGTGTCGTCACCGCCGATCGAGATCAGGGCCTCGACGCCGAGCGAGCGCAGCCCGTCGTAGACGTTCTGCAGCGGCTGGGACCGCTCCGCATCGGAGAGGTGGCTGGGTTGGGAGACGTGCTTGCCGGGATTCGTCCGGGCGGTGCCGATCATGATGCCCTGCCCGCTCCGCGTCCGCTTGAGGAACTCGGGCGTGATCTTGATGTAGTCGCGCCCATCGACGAGCGGCCGGGCGGGCGAGTAGTCGGCCAGCGACGAGTAGCCGTGCTTCATGCCGATGACCTCCGTCCCCTCGCGCATGAACGACGTGGCGGCGGTCGAGATCACGGCGTTGGCGCCGGGGGCCGGCCCGCCGGCGAAGAGGATGGCGACGCGGCGGAAGTGGTGGGCGGCCTTCGGGGGGCGGGAGAGCGATTCGGGCATTGGTCTGCGGGACTCCTGTTGGCCTTGGGAAACAGTACTACGATCCGATGGAACTCACGGGTTCGAGAATCCTACTTGTCCAGCCGCCGTGGGCCGAGCGGGGCCGCGGCTGCGAGGCGAGGATACGCCCACTTGCCGCGACCCCGCCCGGCCCCCGGTTCGTGCACGGTGGTTCGCCGTGGGCCGAGCGGGGCCGCGGCTGCGAGGCGAGGATACGCCCACTTGCCGCGACCCCGCCCGGCCCCCGGCTCGTACGGCGTGAGCCACCGGGGTGCCGTCGCCTCATCCCGCCAGCATCCGTTCCACGAAGGTCGTGTCGACCTGTGCTTCGTGAAAGGCGGTGTTGGCGAGCACCTCGAGGTGCAGCGGCACGGTGGTCTTGATCCCCTCCACCCGCAGTTCCTTGAGGGCGCGGATCATCGTGGCGATCGCCTCCTTGCGGGTCGGCTGGTGGACGATCAGCTTGCCGACGAGGGAGTCGTAGTGCGGGGGGACGACGTAGCCGGTCGTGGCGTGGGAGTCCCAGCGGACACCGAAGCCGCCCGGGGCGAAGATCCGCTCGATGCGGCCGGGATTGGGGCGGAAGTTATGGGCCGGATCCTCGGCATTGATCCGGCACTCGATGGCGTGGCCGCGCGGGACGATCTCCTCCTGCCGCAGGTCGAGTTTCTCGCCGGCCGCGACGCGGATCTGGGCCTTGAGGAGGTCGATGCCGGTCACCATCTCGCTGACCGGATGCTCGACCTGGATCCGGGCGTTGACCTCGATGAAGTAGAAGTTGTCCTGCTGATCGACGATGAACTCGACGGTCCCGGCGGAGTAGTAGCCGGCCGTCTTCGCCAGCCGGACGGCCGCCTCGGCCATCTTCTGCCGCGTGGCCTGCGGCAGCCGCGGCGAGGGACTCTCCTCGATCAGCTTCTGGTGCCGCCTTTGCGTGGAGCAGTCGCGCTCCCAGAGGTGGAAGATGTTGCCGTGGCGGTCGCCGAGGATCTGGATCTCCACGTGCCGCGGCCGCTCGATGTATTTCTCGATGTAGATGCCCGGGTTGCCGAACGCGGCCTGGGCCTCGGCCGAGGCCTGCTGCCAGGCGCTGGCCAGGGCGAGGTCGTTGGCCGCGACCCGCATCCCCTTGCCGCCGCCCCCGGCCGTCGCCTTGAGGAGTACCGGGAAGCCGATCGTGCGGGCGATGTCCAGTGCCTCGCGCTCGTTGGAGAGGAGGCCGTCGCTGCCGGGCACGGTCGGCACGCCCGCCTCGCGGGCCAGGGCCCGGGCCGAGTTCTTGTCGCCGACTCGTTCCATCGCCTCGGGGGTGGGACCGATGAACTCGATGTCGCAGGAGCGGCAGACCTCGGCGAAGTGGGAGTTTTCCGAGAGGAAGCCGTAGCCGGGATGGATCGCCTGGACGTTGCCGATCTCGGCGGCGCTGATCACGCGGTCGATCCGCAGGTAACTGTCGGCCGCCCGGGCCGGGCCGACGCAGAACGCCTCGTCGGCGAGTTCCAGGTACGGGGCGTTGCGGTCGGCCTCACTGAAGATGGCGACCGTCTCCACGCCCAGTTCGCGGCAGGCCCGGATCACCCGCAGGGCGATCTCCCCGCGGTTGGCGATGAGTATCCGTTTGAACATGGCGCGGGAATCAGGCCTCTGGGTCGACCTTGATGAGCGGCTGGCCAAACTCGATCGGCGCCCCGTTCTCGACCAGGATCGCGACCACCTGCCCCGAAACACCCGCCGGTATCTCGTTGAAAACCTTCATCGCTTCCACGATGCAGACGGTTTTCTCCGGCCCGATGCGGTCGCCGACCTTGACGAACGGCGCGGCATCGGGGCCCGAGGCCCGGTAGAACGTGCCCACCATCGGGCTCTTGATCACCAGCAGCCGGGCATCGCTTTCGGATCCCTTGGCGGCCGGCTGCCCGGCGGCGTCGGCCGGCGCGGGGCGGGCGGCCGGGGCGG is a genomic window containing:
- the accB gene encoding acetyl-CoA carboxylase, biotin carboxyl carrier protein; amino-acid sequence: MCAAQNSGDLFDVKKVRRLIELMKEHDLSELDLKQADNRVRIRRGGEVVAYSAPAARPAPADAAGQPAAKGSESDARLLVIKSPMVGTFYRASGPDAAPFVKVGDRIGPEKTVCIVEAMKVFNEIPAGVSGQVVAILVENGAPIEFGQPLIKVDPEA
- the accC gene encoding acetyl-CoA carboxylase biotin carboxylase subunit, whose amino-acid sequence is MFKRILIANRGEIALRVIRACRELGVETVAIFSEADRNAPYLELADEAFCVGPARAADSYLRIDRVISAAEIGNVQAIHPGYGFLSENSHFAEVCRSCDIEFIGPTPEAMERVGDKNSARALAREAGVPTVPGSDGLLSNEREALDIARTIGFPVLLKATAGGGGKGMRVAANDLALASAWQQASAEAQAAFGNPGIYIEKYIERPRHVEIQILGDRHGNIFHLWERDCSTQRRHQKLIEESPSPRLPQATRQKMAEAAVRLAKTAGYYSAGTVEFIVDQQDNFYFIEVNARIQVEHPVSEMVTGIDLLKAQIRVAAGEKLDLRQEEIVPRGHAIECRINAEDPAHNFRPNPGRIERIFAPGGFGVRWDSHATTGYVVPPHYDSLVGKLIVHQPTRKEAIATMIRALKELRVEGIKTTVPLHLEVLANTAFHEAQVDTTFVERMLAG
- the pfkA gene encoding 6-phosphofructokinase, with the protein product MPESLSRPPKAAHHFRRVAILFAGGPAPGANAVISTAATSFMREGTEVIGMKHGYSSLADYSPARPLVDGRDYIKITPEFLKRTRSGQGIMIGTARTNPGKHVSQPSHLSDAERSQPLQNVYDGLRSLGVEALISIGGDDTLKTANKFKLFQDRLPANAPRIPVVHLPKTIDNDYMGIDFTFGYFTAVDTLGGEIRNLLYDAEASRAYFLCETMGRSAGWLSYGAAIAGEASLVISVEDIHGKYRGEETVTDPDGRTRLKPVMAIDAVVGRIVKTMRVREEQEGKSYGVIVMAEGLAEYLPASALEGIPRDDHGHISISHVQLGKMFAKFVADEFKRQTGRSRKVVGLQLGYEARCAKPHAFDVMLGSQLGVGGYRALAERGLDGVMVSVSGQLDLNYVPFEELVDPNTLVTVVRYVERGSDFHSLARFLETYVNE